AACATAGGGTAAATCTAAAGAGAAAAGATCAGTGAAATTGAGAGATAGGGACTTGGGTTGTCAGAAAAGTACAAACCTTTGTTTCCTCGTCCAAGGGGATATAAGCCATTTCTTTGCAAGGATCAAATAAACTGTATTTTGCACTCTTACTGAATATGTTCTGCAGAGCACCGACATAAACTGCAGCAAGCAAAGGAGTCATTCCAAGCTGCCCGATAAGGGGTGCCACAGGGCCACCGAACAAAATCAGCGAGAAGAATCCAACTCCTGTGAGGAGAAGAACTGTGGGTGTAATCTTGGCTGCAACTCCCCATCCatatttgttgaaaatccattggCTGAGCAACATCATTGAGAAAGTTGCTATTCCAGTTGCAGTTGAGAAATCACCCATGAAAGCGGAATACTCGTTCGGGCTTGGAAACTGAAAATTGCAGGGCAGAAGGTGGTAGTGAGAGAAAGTTGGATGAGGAGAGATGTAAAATTAACACTTGAAACCAATCGTTTTTACCTGAGCCTTAAGCTTTGATTTCCATGTGACCTCGACAaggttgatgctgataccatatGCAACCACCAATGTTGCAAGATCCCTGATATATCTTGATGATACAAGGAACTTAATACTTTCCATTGTACCCATCTTAGGCTTAGCCTGAAAGTAATTAATTGATCCCATGTTAACAAAAGACAGAAACGCCAATAAAACAGCAAGAAAGAGACATTAAAGTTTTTGCATCCATGAAAATTCTGACCCAAATGACATCCGAGTTGGATAAAAACAAGTAGACAAATAAAGTGACGCAACATCGGAATTGTGCCAATTTACCTTCTTCTTGCTGCTACGTGTTGGAAGAGGCACAAAAGTGTTAACCCACCAATAGATACCACAGATTGCAAGCCCCATGCAGACAACAATAGTCATCATTCCTTTCAGGGAAACAGCCCAACCATCAACTCCAGGTCCCAAATTTTTCCTCAGGTTAGAGAAGTACTTGACAGTTCGTCCCGAGAAAATAAGGGCGACATTTGCTCCAAGTCCGAACAGTGGATAGAATTTCTTGGCTTCGTCGACAGTTGTTATCTGCAACAGAGATAAACGAATCCAATTATTTTAGCTCCATCCCTACTAGCATTAAGATATTACACATCGTACGGACAAATTTCCAGAGTAAACACACTTATGTATTCTGCTAGTGATCTATAAGATCAACAATGGCGTATATTACCATAACATGTAACATATCATTTCAGACGTATCAATCTACACCCAATCCTACATGTAGACAGGATTTTAACTATACGTTTAAATACTCCGAGAGAAATGTTTCACCAAATCAAGAATGAATTGAAGTATGGTGTAGACATGCTATGCCAAGTTTGGTAGCTTCAGTCATATTATAACATTTTAAGTACATAATGGTCAACATGATAAGTAAGAGTAGAAGATCACCCAAGTGGTAAAAAAGTTTTACAATTGCAAGCAACCTGTATCCCAACTTTGCATCAACGCTTTTTGGACTCCGAGTTATTTGATTGACAATTATTAACTATCTATTGGAATTGGCGAGATTTGTATTTCCTCTATTTCTTCCTTACCTACCATTTATCTTTGGAAGACGACCATGaacaaaaaaaggaacaaacatcatGATCCAATTTTACGTGGGCTTAAGCCTTTAGTGTGTGACATCAAGAATTATAGAATAACTCCCTTGTACAGGCACATGTGGACAGAAGTGGTTATAATGTGTGACTAGTCTCAAACAATAAAACTATCTTGATACACATTGATCAAAAATCTTTAGCACGTTGGGCAAATAACCAATGCAGTCACATTCTGTTGCAACTGAATAGGTGAAAACAACctctcaagtaaaacaaaaataagaagaatTGTAACAAACCACATGATAAATAGGTAAACACACCctctcaagtaaaacaaaaataagaagaatCGTAACAAATCCATGTAACTTTACTTTCTCAAGGCCTAATGCAACAAACCATGCATGAAGGTGCAAACAGAAATCAATAAATGAAAATCCAATGGATAAACTACGGTATTCATCTTATGTAAAGATATCAAAAGGACCGCAATCGAAATTTTGAAGAAACAAAACAACTGTTGTCCTGAAAGAGAAATTAATCAGCACGAATTAGTCTCGCTTAACTTATGAAGTTACATAGGAAACATTTAACATCAAAGCCATAATATCTAGCAAATCAATAAACCAATACATCCACAATAAAAGCAATAACCAAAACCCATAATCAAATAGCAACAACAGACATTAGAACATAGTATAAGCAacaattcaaaacaaaattcatATGGATAAGATAAGTTAGGTGAGAAAATTCACCTGGTTAGCAAACCCCCAAAACAAAACTGAAACCACAACACTTCCCCAGAGCTCAGCCATGACATAGAACAAACAGAAACTCCAAATCCTGAGAATTGCAACAGGACCAAGGAAACTAGGCCCTAGAGAAGCTAATAGCTTATCTGCAAGTGCAGTAGGGTGAAACACATTGCTGAGAGGATACAGAACAAACCCAAATGCCCCAAAAAAGGCAATGAATGGAACCATAACAGTATAGAAAAGAGCTTGTTTTGACAAGACATTAGAAAGCTTGGTGTATAAAACCATGAATCCAATAGCCATAGGCAAATTAACCCAAGTCTTTAAAAATGGAATAATCTCAGCACTGCTTCCTTTAGCTGTAACAACCAAGACATCTTTAGTATCTCTCAAAATTGTATAGTTGAAGAGAATACAAAAGAACATCAACCCAAGTGGGATAATCTTCTTAAGTGTTGCAATCTCAACACCTAATAGCTTTGGGGTATTGTTATTATTCACATCTTCAATATAACCAGCACCTCCATcagctgcagcagcagaagcagctgAACAAGAAACCTTCAATTTCCTCTCTTTTTTGTAAACCCCATTAATAGCTTGAAATTTCTGGAACCCTTCGCCACCAATACCACAAGATAAAGAACTAAACCCATTAAGAGCTCTAGTTTTTTCAATGTTTAATCGATTTCTAAGACCATTTTGTTggttgaaaacccttgttttaggatttaAAGGTAAAGAAAGAAGCCCCTTTGTTAATACTGCTTCCATGTTCCCTCaccaaggaagaaaaaaaagaagaacaaagaagCCCCTTTTTTCTTTGGGTTTTCAAGAGGAGAACATAGAAAGATAAGGTGgtagaagatgatgataatggtGGAGGCTGCTGTGTTAAATGGGTTGTTCAGAGATAGAGCAAAAGAGGAAAAACCCTTAGTTTATATATATGATTATTCAATCACTAATGAACAAAAAGATGGTAAAGATTAAATCTTTTTTatctggtgataagggtaaataAAGGGTTTGTTTCTGTTTCTGTTTCTGCTTCTGATGAGAAGTGTCAAAGAACAAAGAGATTTGTACAGATTAGAAAAACTGACTAATGGTGTAATTAGTACTAATTAAGTAGAAAAGAGTGTATTCTTATAATAAAATATGATGAATTTGTGAAATGGTCTAATCGAAAAACCAATAAAATAGGATCCGAAAAGATATTCTTCAAGGGTTTTGCTTAGGTGTTCAATAGTAGTAGGTAATTTATCCTAGGGGGAGCTTTGATCTTTTTCATTTTCACTTCGGAAggaagatattttcttcttaCACTTTCTTTGGATCTTggttaggggtgcacataccctacccatacccgccaaccctaccctacccgtcagttttttaaccgtatcctatcctatccactatttggcgggtagggtggcgggtaaagattttcttaaccgccagtaaacgggtagggtggcgggtataggtcatatcctacccaccctacctagaagtgcacataccctactcctacccgccaaccctaccctacccgccagttttttaaccgtatcctatccactatttgacGGGTAGGGttgcgggtaaagattttcttaaccgccggtaagcgggtagggtggcgggtatcggccatatcctacccaccctactcGTTGTGCAGTCCTAATCTTGGTCCACTATTTGTTGGACCTAAACATGACTTGGTTGGCGGAGTACTTGTGGGAGTTGTGATGCAGTGCAAGTCTTAATTCGGTCTATGCCGATGCACTCTTGGGAATGGGTGCACTCTTGATAATGGACATCCCACCTACGATCACGATTATAAGTGTTTTTATTTTTCCAGAAGTACAATTTAATCTCAAAATTGGAAAACCAAAACAATCTGTTTTTCAAAATATAATTTttgtttctgaagttattctggAAAAAAACAATCTGCTTCTCAGAAAATAATTTTTCTCTCTAAAATTTTGTTCTTAGACTGGTTTTTAACATTTTTGCTTCCAAAAATTAAAAAGTGACTTCCTAAGTAGTATATATACAAATGGTTGgaatatattttgagaaattatTTTTCATTAAGTCGAAAATCCAACCGTTAGCTTGGTAACACAATTATTAGATTTACTAGAAGTAATAAAAGTCAACCTTTTATAAGGTAACGGTGAAGAAAGAATTCCTCATCTTTGAAATTCATTTCTGCTTCTGAAGTAGAAGCATTTCAGAATGTATTCTTCTCAGGTTTTTGGCAAAAttttatgaagaagaaaagacaTTTTTTTCTGGTATTCAAAT
This genomic stretch from Papaver somniferum cultivar HN1 chromosome 5, ASM357369v1, whole genome shotgun sequence harbors:
- the LOC113284509 gene encoding ADP,ATP carrier protein 1, chloroplastic-like yields the protein MEAVLTKGLLSLPLNPKTRVFNQQNGLRNRLNIEKTRALNGFSSLSCGIGGEGFQKFQAINGVYKKERKLKVSCSAASAAAADGGAGYIEDVNNNNTPKLLGVEIATLKKIIPLGLMFFCILFNYTILRDTKDVLVVTAKGSSAEIIPFLKTWVNLPMAIGFMVLYTKLSNVLSKQALFYTVMVPFIAFFGAFGFVLYPLSNVFHPTALADKLLASLGPSFLGPVAILRIWSFCLFYVMAELWGSVVVSVLFWGFANQITTVDEAKKFYPLFGLGANVALIFSGRTVKYFSNLRKNLGPGVDGWAVSLKGMMTIVVCMGLAICGIYWWVNTFVPLPTRSSKKKAKPKMGTMESIKFLVSSRYIRDLATLVVAYGISINLVEVTWKSKLKAQFPSPNEYSAFMGDFSTATGIATFSMMLLSQWIFNKYGWGVAAKITPTVLLLTGVGFFSLILFGGPVAPLIGQLGMTPLLAAVYVGALQNIFSKSAKYSLFDPCKEMAYIPLDEETKLKGKAAIDVVCNPLGKSGGALIQQFMILTFGSLANSTPYLGGILLIIVLAWLGAAKSLDTQFTALRREEELEKEMEERANVKIPVVSQEGTTLSVEVGNGTLANGMSSSGGDKSSNSSSESTNPRI